One window from the genome of Lysobacter helvus encodes:
- a CDS encoding ComF family protein has product MDLCGACAAGLPRGTAACVRCALPLPLPVAGTCGRCLRHPPPLREVRAACLYAAPMDRLLPRFKFHDDLAAGRLLSQLMTEAFAGLPKPDVLVPVPLHRGRLRSRGYDQALELARPVARALDIPLQRGLLVRTRATAPQSEHHAIARRRNVRNAFSVPDVRALPAHVVLVDDVMTTGATLHAAAEALLRAGVQRVDAWVCARTP; this is encoded by the coding sequence ATGGATCTGTGCGGCGCGTGCGCCGCCGGCCTGCCGCGGGGCACGGCGGCCTGCGTGCGGTGCGCCTTGCCACTGCCGCTTCCCGTGGCGGGCACGTGCGGGCGGTGCCTGCGCCATCCGCCGCCGCTGCGCGAGGTCCGGGCGGCCTGCCTGTATGCCGCGCCGATGGATCGGTTGCTGCCGCGCTTCAAGTTCCACGACGACCTGGCGGCCGGGCGGTTGCTGTCGCAGTTGATGACCGAAGCATTCGCCGGTTTGCCGAAGCCCGACGTGCTGGTGCCGGTGCCGTTGCATCGCGGGCGGTTGCGATCGCGGGGCTACGACCAGGCGCTGGAGCTGGCGCGGCCGGTCGCTCGGGCGCTGGACATCCCCCTGCAGCGCGGCCTGCTGGTGCGCACGCGGGCGACGGCGCCGCAGTCGGAACACCACGCGATCGCGCGGCGCCGCAACGTGCGCAATGCGTTTTCGGTGCCGGATGTGCGCGCATTGCCGGCCCACGTGGTGCTCGTCGATGACGTGATGACGACGGGGGCGACGTTGCACGCCGCGGCAGAGGCGTTGCTGCGCGCGGGCGTGCAGCGCGTGGATGCGTGGGTCTGCGCGCGCACGCCATGA
- the bioB gene encoding biotin synthase BioB, with product MPAVSQVRTDWSRAEVLTLFALPFTELLHRAGTVHREHFDPTEVQVSTLLSVKTGGCPEDCGYCPQAARYHTGVEATKLMSTEAVVEKARQARDAGASRFCMGAAWRSPKDRDIPKVAAMIREVKALGLETCATLGMLTGDQANALRDAGLDYYNHNLDTAPEFYDKIIHTREFQDRLDTLGHVRDAGMKTCCGGIVGMGESREQRAGLLHTLATLPAHPDSVPINRLVQVEGTPLAGTVELDPFEFVRTIAVARLLMPRSMVRLSAGRETMSDELQALCFAAGANSIFYGEKLLTTGNPDTEKDRALFERLGLRPMHVASADVASDCSTTVHAAITGEAA from the coding sequence ATGCCCGCTGTCAGCCAAGTACGCACCGATTGGTCCCGCGCCGAAGTGCTCACGCTTTTCGCGCTGCCCTTCACCGAACTGCTGCATCGCGCCGGCACGGTCCACCGCGAACACTTCGATCCCACCGAAGTCCAGGTCTCCACGCTGTTGTCCGTGAAGACCGGCGGCTGCCCGGAAGACTGCGGCTATTGCCCGCAGGCCGCGCGCTACCACACGGGCGTGGAAGCCACGAAGCTGATGAGCACCGAAGCGGTCGTCGAGAAGGCGCGCCAGGCGCGCGACGCCGGCGCCTCGCGTTTCTGCATGGGCGCCGCGTGGCGCTCGCCGAAGGACCGCGACATCCCGAAGGTCGCCGCGATGATCCGCGAGGTGAAGGCGCTCGGCCTCGAGACCTGCGCCACGCTCGGCATGCTCACCGGCGACCAGGCGAACGCGCTGCGCGACGCCGGCCTGGACTACTACAACCACAACCTGGACACCGCGCCGGAGTTCTACGACAAGATCATCCACACGCGCGAATTCCAGGATCGCCTCGACACGCTCGGCCACGTGCGCGACGCCGGCATGAAGACCTGCTGCGGCGGCATCGTCGGCATGGGCGAGTCGCGCGAACAACGCGCCGGCCTGCTGCACACGCTGGCCACGCTGCCCGCGCATCCGGATTCGGTGCCGATCAACCGCCTCGTGCAGGTCGAAGGCACGCCGCTGGCGGGCACGGTGGAACTGGATCCGTTCGAGTTCGTCCGCACCATCGCGGTGGCGCGCCTGTTGATGCCGAGGTCGATGGTGCGCCTGTCCGCCGGCCGCGAAACCATGAGCGACGAACTGCAGGCGCTGTGCTTCGCCGCGGGCGCCAACTCCATTTTCTACGGCGAAAAGCTGCTGACCACCGGCAACCCGGACACCGAAAAGGACCGCGCGCTGTTCGAACGCCTCGGCCTGCGCCCGATGCACGTGGCTTCGGCGGACGTGGCGTCCGACTGCAGCACCACGGTGCACGCGGCGATCACCGGCGAAGCGGCCTGA
- the bioF gene encoding 8-amino-7-oxononanoate synthase: protein MRPRLPERVAAQRAQREAQSRVRTRRNVTRRDGVRLEVDGHWLTGFCSNDYLGLAQQFGVVNALQDAAAKDGAGGVASHLVCGHHAVHEALERELADWLGAPRALLFGSGFLANLGVVQALLEADDLCVQDRLNHASLIDAAHLAGCKLRRYPHLDAEGALRQLRSVPDTGAMLATDGVFSMDGDIAPLRELALIARVQHATLYVDDAHGVGVLGPDGRGSVAAARLDVSAVPLQLVTLGKALGSYGAAVVGDADLIQHLSETARPYIYTTALPPAQAAASLAAVKLARREHWRREKLDAAIARFREGAGKRGFELMASTTPIQPLLIGDDAQTLAYAQALEAQGFWVSAIRPPTVPEGKARLRFTLSALHTPADIDALLDALAWAREAIDQGFGAGMAAHAAAHA, encoded by the coding sequence ATGCGCCCGCGCCTGCCCGAACGCGTTGCCGCCCAACGCGCGCAGCGGGAAGCGCAGTCGCGGGTGCGCACGCGGCGCAACGTCACGCGCCGCGACGGCGTGCGCCTGGAAGTCGACGGCCACTGGCTGACCGGCTTCTGCAGCAACGACTACCTCGGCCTCGCGCAGCAGTTCGGCGTCGTCAACGCGTTGCAGGACGCAGCGGCGAAGGACGGCGCGGGCGGGGTGGCCTCGCACCTGGTGTGCGGCCACCACGCGGTGCACGAAGCGCTCGAACGCGAACTCGCCGACTGGCTCGGCGCGCCGCGCGCGTTGCTGTTCGGCAGCGGTTTCCTCGCCAACCTCGGTGTCGTGCAGGCGTTGCTGGAAGCCGACGACCTCTGCGTGCAGGACCGCCTCAACCACGCCAGCCTCATCGACGCCGCGCACCTGGCCGGCTGCAAGCTGCGCCGCTATCCGCACCTGGATGCCGAAGGTGCGTTGCGCCAGTTGCGCAGCGTGCCGGACACCGGCGCGATGCTCGCCACCGACGGCGTCTTCAGCATGGACGGTGACATCGCGCCGCTGCGCGAACTCGCGCTGATCGCGCGCGTGCAGCACGCCACGCTGTACGTCGACGATGCGCACGGCGTGGGCGTGCTCGGCCCCGATGGCCGCGGCAGCGTCGCCGCCGCGCGGCTCGACGTGAGCGCGGTGCCGCTGCAACTCGTCACGCTGGGCAAGGCGCTCGGCAGTTACGGCGCGGCCGTCGTCGGCGATGCGGATCTCATCCAGCATCTTTCCGAAACCGCGCGTCCGTACATCTACACCACTGCGTTGCCGCCGGCGCAGGCCGCCGCGTCGCTCGCGGCGGTGAAGCTCGCGCGCCGCGAACACTGGCGCCGCGAAAAGCTTGACGCCGCGATCGCGCGCTTCCGCGAAGGCGCGGGCAAGCGCGGCTTCGAACTCATGGCCTCGACCACGCCCATCCAGCCGCTGCTCATCGGCGACGACGCGCAGACGCTCGCGTACGCGCAGGCGCTCGAAGCGCAGGGCTTCTGGGTCTCCGCGATCCGCCCGCCGACGGTGCCGGAAGGCAAGGCGCGCCTGCGTTTCACGCTGTCCGCGTTGCACACGCCGGCGGACATCGATGCATTGCTCGATGCGCTCGCCTGGGCGCGCGAGGCGATCGACCAGGGATTCGGCGCGGGCATGGCCGCGCACGCCGCCGCGCACGCATGA
- a CDS encoding multidrug resistance efflux transporter family protein, protein MTRDVHDTRRALAAIGVALLSALFFTLTYVLNRASASEGGHWAWTAALRYLITLPLLLPVMPMLGGMAPAWRAIRAHPWAWLRCSAIGFVVFYMLLAYAAASGPSWLVAGSFQFTVVAGMLCAPLLYRDARRKVPKAALGVGVLTLAGVALLQLGNAQGHLDRAAWIALACVLGSATLYPIGNRLLLLHLERTGEQLTAGQRVFGMTLASQPLWWLVSAYAWQQSGAPPMSQVWLAAGVALSAGIIATILFFQATGMVRDLPAALGAAEAMQAAELLFAMVLGVMFLGEAWPHGIAWWGAGLVIAGIAAFAWLVSRPTRAPIVLPAEPHA, encoded by the coding sequence ATGACGCGCGACGTGCACGACACGCGCCGCGCGCTCGCGGCCATCGGCGTCGCGTTGCTGTCGGCGCTGTTCTTCACCCTCACCTACGTGCTCAACCGCGCCAGCGCCAGCGAAGGCGGGCACTGGGCATGGACGGCGGCGTTGCGTTACCTGATCACCTTGCCGTTGCTGCTGCCGGTGATGCCGATGCTCGGCGGCATGGCGCCGGCCTGGCGTGCGATCCGCGCGCACCCGTGGGCGTGGTTGCGGTGCAGTGCGATCGGGTTCGTCGTGTTCTACATGCTGCTGGCGTACGCCGCGGCCAGCGGTCCGTCGTGGCTGGTGGCGGGCAGTTTCCAGTTCACCGTCGTCGCCGGCATGTTGTGCGCGCCGCTGCTGTATCGCGATGCGCGCCGCAAGGTGCCCAAGGCGGCGCTCGGTGTCGGCGTGCTCACCCTCGCGGGCGTGGCGCTGCTGCAACTCGGCAATGCGCAGGGACATCTCGATCGCGCGGCGTGGATCGCGCTGGCGTGCGTGCTGGGATCGGCCACGCTGTATCCGATCGGCAACCGCCTGCTGTTGCTGCACCTGGAACGCACGGGCGAACAGCTCACGGCGGGCCAGCGCGTGTTCGGCATGACGCTGGCGAGCCAGCCGTTGTGGTGGCTCGTGTCCGCCTACGCGTGGCAACAATCCGGCGCGCCGCCGATGTCGCAGGTGTGGCTGGCGGCGGGTGTTGCGCTGAGCGCGGGCATCATCGCGACGATCCTGTTCTTCCAGGCCACCGGCATGGTGCGGGACCTGCCCGCCGCGCTCGGTGCGGCCGAAGCGATGCAGGCGGCGGAATTGTTGTTCGCGATGGTGCTGGGCGTGATGTTCCTCGGCGAAGCGTGGCCGCATGGGATCGCATGGTGGGGCGCGGGCCTCGTGATCGCGGGCATCGCTGCGTTCGCGTGGCTGGTGTCGCGACCGACGCGCGCGCCCATCGTGTTGCCGGCGGAGCCGCACGCATGA
- the bioH gene encoding pimeloyl-ACP methyl ester esterase BioH, with protein MHIDVIGHGPPLVLLHGWAMHGGVFAPLVARLQDRFTLHVVDLPGHGLSRTCDVPLALEPCVDAITRHVPRAPWCGWSLGGLVALHAAATRPDAVPALSMLCASPRFVRGEDWRYGVSAEIFRDFADGLRSDYRATLDRFVALEAFGSDHAKDEIRALRDELFSRGEPSAHVLADGLHLLETTDLRDTLPTLRVPSLWLAGRRDRLVDPRAMRDAAALAPASTVHVIEHAGHAPFLTHADVVAGHLATAFAAFAA; from the coding sequence TTGCACATCGATGTCATCGGCCACGGCCCGCCGCTCGTGCTGCTGCATGGCTGGGCGATGCATGGCGGCGTGTTCGCGCCGCTGGTCGCGCGGTTGCAGGATCGCTTCACGTTGCATGTCGTCGATCTGCCGGGGCATGGTTTGAGTCGCACGTGCGATGTGCCGCTTGCGCTCGAGCCGTGCGTGGACGCGATCACGCGCCACGTGCCGCGCGCGCCGTGGTGCGGCTGGTCGCTCGGTGGCCTCGTCGCATTGCACGCGGCCGCCACGCGTCCCGACGCCGTGCCCGCCTTGTCGATGCTCTGCGCCAGCCCGCGGTTCGTGCGCGGCGAGGACTGGCGTTACGGCGTTTCCGCCGAAATCTTCCGCGACTTCGCCGACGGCCTGCGCAGTGATTACCGCGCCACGCTCGATCGCTTCGTCGCGCTGGAGGCCTTCGGCTCCGATCACGCGAAGGACGAGATCCGCGCGCTGCGCGACGAATTGTTCTCCCGCGGCGAACCCTCCGCGCACGTCCTCGCCGATGGCTTGCACCTTCTCGAAACCACCGACCTGCGCGACACGTTGCCGACATTGCGCGTCCCGAGCCTGTGGCTCGCGGGCCGCCGCGACCGCCTCGTCGATCCGCGCGCGATGCGCGACGCCGCCGCGCTCGCACCGGCATCGACCGTCCACGTGATCGAACACGCCGGCCACGCGCCGTTCCTCACGCACGCCGACGTCGTGGCCGGGCACCTCGCCACCGCCTTCGCAGCGTTCGCCGCATGA
- the bioC gene encoding malonyl-ACP O-methyltransferase BioC, with protein sequence MNPLFDPRHIRRAFSRSARSYDAAAALQHEVEARLLESLDYLDDPKLALPPPQCILDLGAGPGRASAAMRKRWPKARVVAVDMALPMLREAGKRSGFWRPFDRVCADVRALPFAEGSVDVLFSSLCLQWVEDLPAAFAGFRRVLKPNGLLLVSTFGPDTLFELRESFAQADAAPHVSPFATIAQFGDALVHAGFRNPVLDRDEHETRYADLPALMRELRAIGATNALQSRRHTLTGRARFAAAARAYDTFRHADGRLPATWEVITAMAWAPGPGAPIREGGFDVTSVPIASIPVRRRP encoded by the coding sequence ATGAATCCGCTCTTCGACCCGCGCCACATCCGCCGTGCGTTCTCGCGCTCGGCGCGCAGCTACGACGCCGCGGCCGCGCTGCAGCACGAAGTGGAAGCGCGCCTGCTCGAATCGCTGGATTACCTGGACGATCCGAAACTCGCGTTGCCGCCGCCGCAATGCATCCTCGACCTCGGCGCCGGTCCCGGCCGCGCGAGCGCCGCGATGCGCAAGCGCTGGCCGAAGGCGCGCGTGGTCGCCGTCGACATGGCATTGCCGATGTTGCGCGAAGCCGGCAAGCGCAGCGGCTTCTGGCGCCCGTTCGATCGCGTGTGCGCCGACGTGCGCGCATTGCCGTTCGCCGAAGGCAGCGTCGACGTGTTGTTCTCCAGCCTGTGCCTGCAATGGGTGGAAGACTTGCCGGCGGCGTTCGCGGGTTTTCGCCGCGTGCTCAAGCCCAACGGGTTGCTGCTGGTGTCCACGTTTGGCCCGGACACGCTGTTCGAGTTGCGCGAATCCTTCGCGCAGGCCGACGCCGCACCGCACGTCAGCCCCTTCGCGACCATCGCGCAATTCGGTGACGCGCTCGTGCACGCGGGGTTCCGCAATCCCGTGCTCGATCGCGATGAACACGAAACGCGTTACGCCGACCTGCCCGCCCTCATGCGCGAACTGCGCGCGATCGGCGCGACGAATGCGCTGCAATCGCGTCGCCACACGCTGACGGGCCGCGCACGCTTCGCCGCCGCGGCGCGCGCGTACGACACGTTCCGCCACGCCGACGGCCGCTTGCCCGCGACGTGGGAAGTCATCACCGCGATGGCCTGGGCCCCGGGCCCCGGCGCGCCGATCCGTGAAGGCGGGTTTGACGTCACATCGGTTCCCATCGCGTCCATTCCCGTGCGGCGCCGCCCATGA
- a CDS encoding NIPSNAP family protein, whose product MVVELRQYTLHPGRRDTLVGLFEREFLEPQEAAGMRVLGQFRDLDGPDRFVWLREFPDMAQRHDALERFYGGPTWQAHRDAANATMIDSDDVLLLKPVSPASGFAIDGPLPDARDCEGVFAATLYFFDAPVDMDFLEFFAAELLPAVSAAGARVLATYSTEYATNTWPRLPVRTGEHVFAWFARFDDAAAWAAYREALVAQPQWRDIAVRLAHRLQGPPQVLRLSPTPRSRLR is encoded by the coding sequence ATGGTCGTCGAACTGCGCCAGTACACCCTGCACCCCGGCCGCCGCGACACGCTGGTCGGCCTGTTCGAACGCGAGTTCCTCGAACCGCAGGAAGCCGCCGGCATGCGCGTGCTCGGGCAGTTCCGCGACCTCGACGGGCCGGATCGTTTCGTCTGGCTGCGCGAATTCCCCGACATGGCGCAGCGCCACGACGCGCTCGAACGCTTCTACGGCGGTCCCACCTGGCAGGCGCATCGCGACGCGGCCAACGCAACGATGATCGATTCGGACGACGTGCTGCTGCTCAAGCCGGTGTCGCCGGCGTCGGGCTTCGCGATCGACGGGCCGCTGCCGGACGCGCGCGACTGCGAGGGCGTGTTCGCCGCGACGCTGTACTTCTTCGACGCGCCGGTCGACATGGATTTCCTGGAATTCTTCGCCGCCGAATTGCTGCCTGCCGTCAGTGCCGCGGGGGCGCGCGTGCTCGCCACGTATTCCACCGAATACGCCACCAACACCTGGCCGCGCCTGCCGGTGCGCACGGGCGAACACGTGTTCGCGTGGTTTGCGCGCTTCGACGATGCCGCGGCCTGGGCTGCGTACCGCGAAGCCCTCGTCGCGCAACCGCAATGGCGCGACATTGCCGTGCGCCTGGCGCATCGCCTGCAGGGCCCGCCGCAGGTGTTGCGCCTGTCGCCCACGCCGCGCTCGCGCCTGCGCTGA
- a CDS encoding helix-turn-helix transcriptional regulator, producing MRRADRLFLLIHALRGRRAAVPAHRLAETLGVSLRTVYRDIADLQVSGVPIEGEAGVGYMLRKDADIPPLMFNADELEALVVGTRFVRAFGGTRLGNGAKTALLKIEAVLPPELRARSERSRIFAPEVARMESSGMIDRLHAAIDARHVLRLDYRDQDGQSSARDIEPLCLAFWGGSWTIGAWCRLRADFRSFRPDRIASFDETGEVFDEVPARGLEAYLRKVSGA from the coding sequence ATGCGCCGCGCCGACCGCCTCTTCCTCCTCATCCACGCCCTGCGCGGACGTCGCGCGGCGGTGCCCGCGCATCGCCTCGCCGAAACGCTGGGCGTGTCGTTGCGCACCGTGTATCGCGACATCGCGGACCTGCAGGTCTCCGGCGTGCCGATCGAAGGCGAAGCGGGCGTCGGCTACATGTTGCGCAAGGACGCGGACATCCCGCCGCTGATGTTCAACGCCGACGAGCTCGAAGCACTGGTGGTGGGCACGCGTTTCGTGCGCGCGTTCGGCGGCACGCGGCTGGGCAACGGCGCGAAGACCGCGTTGCTGAAGATCGAAGCGGTGCTGCCGCCGGAGCTGCGTGCGCGCAGCGAACGCAGCCGCATCTTCGCGCCGGAAGTGGCGCGCATGGAATCGAGTGGGATGATCGACCGCCTGCACGCCGCGATCGACGCGCGCCACGTGCTGCGCCTGGACTACCGCGACCAGGACGGCCAGTCGAGCGCGCGCGACATCGAACCGTTGTGCCTGGCGTTCTGGGGCGGCAGCTGGACGATCGGGGCGTGGTGCCGGTTGCGCGCGGATTTCCGCAGCTTCCGGCCGGACCGGATCGCGTCGTTCGACGAGACGGGCGAAGTGTTCGACGAAGTGCCGGCGCGGGGGCTCGAGGCTTACCTGCGGAAAGTCAGCGGCGCATGA
- the phhA gene encoding phenylalanine 4-monooxygenase yields MNTPTATPTRVEHQLTDKGYVPVYTTAVVEQPWSTYTETDHGTWATLFERQQQVLQGRASDEFLRNQRAMGMTPDRIPKFDDLNRILRPATGWELIGVEGLLPELTFFEHLANRRFPVTWWIRKPEQLDYLSEPDLFHDLFGHVPLLMNPVFADYMAAYGRGGVKAHGIGPEALVNLTRLYWYTVEFGLIRQPDGLRIYGSGIVSSKGESIHCLESPAPNRIGFDLERIMRTRYRIDTFQKTYFVIDSYEQLMEATQPDFTPIYASLAQQDSIPAGNVLDADAVFNKGTGEGWANDGDV; encoded by the coding sequence ATGAACACGCCGACCGCCACCCCCACCCGCGTCGAACACCAGCTCACCGACAAGGGCTACGTCCCCGTCTACACCACCGCGGTGGTCGAGCAGCCCTGGTCGACGTACACGGAAACCGACCACGGCACGTGGGCCACGCTGTTCGAGCGCCAGCAGCAGGTGCTGCAGGGCCGCGCGAGCGACGAGTTCCTGCGCAACCAGCGCGCGATGGGCATGACGCCCGACCGCATCCCGAAGTTCGACGACCTCAACCGCATCCTGCGCCCCGCCACGGGCTGGGAACTGATCGGCGTCGAAGGCCTGCTGCCCGAACTCACCTTCTTCGAACACCTCGCCAACCGGCGCTTCCCGGTGACGTGGTGGATCCGCAAGCCCGAACAACTCGATTACCTCAGCGAACCGGATCTCTTCCACGATCTGTTCGGCCACGTGCCGCTGCTGATGAACCCCGTGTTCGCCGACTACATGGCCGCGTACGGCCGCGGCGGCGTCAAGGCGCACGGCATCGGGCCCGAAGCGCTGGTCAACCTCACGCGCCTGTACTGGTACACGGTGGAATTCGGCCTGATCCGCCAGCCCGACGGCCTGCGCATCTACGGCAGCGGCATCGTCAGCTCGAAGGGCGAATCCATCCATTGCCTCGAAAGCCCCGCGCCCAACCGCATCGGCTTCGACCTCGAACGCATCATGCGCACGCGCTACCGCATCGACACCTTCCAGAAGACGTACTTCGTCATCGACAGCTACGAGCAGTTGATGGAAGCCACGCAGCCGGACTTCACGCCGATCTATGCATCGCTCGCGCAGCAGGACTCGATCCCGGCGGGCAACGTGCTGGACGCCGATGCGGTGTTCAACAAGGGCACGGGCGAAGGGTGGGCGAACGACGGGGACGTGTGA
- a CDS encoding DUF2238 domain-containing protein → MTMEARYPALSQGIARPPTRVEGWALAGLVAVALLVSAIAPKDRMTWIMEVVWVVLGLPFIAWRWRAFPLTLLLSTLLALHALVLIHGGAYTYAETPLGFWLRDAFREIGFEVTRNPWDRVGHFMQGFVPALLARELLLRCTPLKPGAWLTYLCVAAALSFSAFFELLEWWAALAFGADADAFLATQGDVWDTQWDMFLCLCGALVSLALWSRLHDRQLGLR, encoded by the coding sequence ATGACCATGGAAGCCCGCTATCCGGCGCTGTCGCAGGGGATCGCCCGCCCGCCGACCCGCGTCGAGGGCTGGGCCCTGGCCGGCCTGGTGGCGGTGGCGCTGCTGGTTTCCGCGATCGCGCCGAAGGACCGCATGACCTGGATCATGGAGGTCGTGTGGGTGGTGCTCGGCCTGCCTTTCATCGCGTGGCGGTGGCGTGCATTCCCGCTGACGCTGCTGTTGTCGACGCTGCTCGCGCTGCATGCGCTCGTGCTGATCCATGGCGGCGCGTACACGTACGCGGAGACGCCGCTCGGGTTCTGGTTGCGCGATGCGTTCCGTGAGATCGGGTTCGAGGTGACGCGCAATCCGTGGGATCGCGTGGGCCACTTCATGCAGGGGTTCGTGCCTGCGTTGCTTGCGCGCGAGTTGCTGCTGCGGTGCACGCCGCTGAAGCCGGGCGCGTGGCTGACCTACCTCTGCGTCGCCGCCGCGCTCAGCTTCAGTGCGTTCTTCGAGTTGCTGGAATGGTGGGCCGCGCTGGCCTTCGGCGCCGACGCCGATGCGTTCCTCGCCACCCAGGGCGACGTGTGGGACACGCAGTGGGACATGTTCCTGTGCCTGTGCGGCGCGCTGGTGTCGCTGGCGCTGTGGTCGCGCTTGCACGACCGGCAACTGGGGCTGCGCTGA